The segment TGGGCTTGGGCGTCAGACAGAAACGAGCACGTGGGGGAGCCACAGAGACGACGCTGGCGGGACAGCAGCTCACCTGCTCTCAACTCCCTCAGCCCCACAGACCATGTTGAGCTCTTACGAGGGCTCCTTCGTGGCATCTCATCAGCTTAGAATTAATCAGGTCCAGACCTACTGGTGATGCGTGAGAAGTGTCATGGGGGTCCCAGAAGTCGGAAGAGGGCTCACCTCGCATTTGGCCGAGGTCAACATTCTTcctatttcttacagttctggaggctgagcaTCCTGGACAAGGTGCCAGAGGACTTGGTTCCTGGTGAGGGCCTGCCTTCTGGATTGCAGATAGCTGGTGTCACTCTGTGTCCTCCATggtggagagagtgagagagctctCGGGCGTCTCTCGTTAAAGGGCCCCCGTCATGACCCCACCCTCGTGACCTTATCTAAAGCTAATCCCCAAAGGCTCCATTTCTagataccatcacactggggatagGCCTTCAGGATACGAATAGGGGGCCATGGTTCAGTCCACAGCAGTGAAGTTTTTTCGAATCTCCCACTCCAGCCCTATCCTCCTCATCCAGAGCAGGGGTGTCTAGCTTTATACATGtgaaaactctattttttttttatttatttatttatttatttatttatttatttatttatttattcattcatttattcattcatttatttatttatttatgatttatttaagatttatttatgatttatttaagatttatttatttatagatttatttatttatttatttatttatttatttatttatttatttatttatttatgatacacatagagagagaggcagagacccaggcagagggagaagcaggctccatgccgggagcctgacctgggactcgatctggggactccaggattgcaccctgggccaaaggcaggcactaaaccgcggagccacccagggatccctgaaaactcattttaatttgaaaatatttgggcagtccaggtggctcagaggtttagtgccacctttaccccggggcatgatcctggagacccaggatcgagtcccacgtggggctccctgcatggagcctgcttctccctctgcctgtgtctgcctctctctctctgtgtgtctctcatgaatcaataaataaaatcttaaaaaatatatatatatatatctccagcTTGGAAATAGTCAAATAATATGGTTGTACTGTTTGTATCTATGGATGATTCTCtgtttcagaatttatttttttctgtgaattcaGCAACTGATGCTTTCAAATGGGTTATAGTCCAAAAATAGGTGTACATGTTTTGTTTCATGCGTCTTCGGCCTCCCTCTGAAGGTGGCACTCTCTGAACCCCGGGACTCTTGCTGTGACTGGAGGTAACCAGGGGAGAAGTGGGAGTGACACCATGAGAAGCGGTTGACAGGCCAGCAAGTGGGCAGAGCGTAGGGGAAGGGAATCTGGGGTAGGAACTGAGAAGGGAAGCGAGTGGTTTATTGACACACGGCAGGTGTAGCCAGGAAGTGATTCTTGCAAGACCCTGGGAGAGTAGGTTTTGTGCACTGAACTATAGGATCAGAGGctacctggggggtgggggggtggagggagggcccaTTTCGAAGTCCCTCCCAGGAAGGGGGAGCTCATTCTGTGAATGAGGACTTGGTTGTCAAAACTGGCTGTGTGTCCGTATTGGGGTGACTTGATGTTGACCTCAGGGTGACCTAGGGAGcagtgtgtggtgggggtgggagtagaGGAGGTGCAAACAGTTCAGCGGTTTCCCACGAGCCAGGAAGTGTTAGGCCCCTAAGATTCTCAGGTCCTCACGATGACCTTAGAAGGCTGATCCTGCCGGCCCCGTGGGCGGTCGGGAAGGAAGGCCCCCTTCCTAGAGCACACGTGTATAACGGGCAGACCTAGGATTGGGACGCGGGCCTCTCTGGCCCCAAACCTGTGCTCCGTCTATAATGTTACTGCCTAAGTGTCTCCTACTCCAGGTCATGAGGACAGAGAAGTGGATGCGTCAGGGTGGGTAATCCGATGGGCGTGaaccccatcaccccatcaccctCCTGTGGACTTTGCCCCACTTTGTATCCTCTGTGTCTTGAGGGCTGTGCCGAGCAGGGAAAGATGCACCAAGGTTTTCGAGGGGAAAAAAGCCTATTTACAGTATGTGATTTCTGGACTTCCAGACTGATTTCTGAGACCCAAGGACATCCTAGCAGGATTTGAGCGATGTGTAAACCCACCACGCATggagctccttccacagttgtaAAGGGGAGAAGCCGGTAAGATAATCGTCATGAGCCCATAATGCACCTATAGACTCTGGGGCTGGATTGTTTTCGGGTCCTAATTAGGCTCCGCATACGAGCGCTGTGGCCTTGAGGAATTTACTCCATCTCTTCAGCCTTTGggttccccatctgtaaagtaaGTTTAATAAAATACGTACCTCGTGGGTTAACAGTGAGGATTAAACGAATTCAACGCTTAAATCCATGCCGGCTATCTAGGATGCACTCAAGAAGTGCACGAAAAGGACGTCACAGAGCAGGGACAAGCCCCCGCGAGCAGAGAGGGCGGTCGCTGATGCCGCTTGGACCGTAGCTGCTCACAGctgtcctcttcctttcctcctttcttcctccttttcataACTACTGGGCGGCTGCTCTGGACCAGGCACTGTTGTAGATGTGAGGGACCCGAGTGACTGCCCAATAGATAGGGGCACCCCTGGCCCAGGTGGGGTGACCTGAAGCAGAGCCTGCATCTGACCCCATGTGCGGGACGGAGGACGTGCGCGCAGAGCCCAGAGTGAGGGAAGCAGGTGGGACGGGGCGGGCTCGGCTGGGATGTGGTCCCgtcccaggctccccacagcctgATCCCACGGGAGACTCTAGTTGCACCTTGAGCCAAGGTGGGTGGCCTTCGGTACCTCCCAGGTGGGAGTGGGgttcacccccccaccccgcccccaagAAAGCCTCCTTTCGGCCAGGGTGGTTCctcagggcagggatggggggtggCTGGGAGCCGTGGACACCTGGGCCGAGCAGCTGCAGGGCCTGTTACTTCACCAGGCCTCTGGGGACAGGGCGTGGGGCGGGGATGTGATGGGAGAGACGGGCAGGGGCGGCGGAGGGGGGGGGTCTCTTCTCCGGAGACCCTCAGTAGCCAGGAGGCTATTTTTGCGGTTTTCACTTTACCCGTCTCACCCCGCTTGTCCCTTGGCTCTCAGGGCCTGTGTCTGCCACAGACGACTGGGGTCCCTGCAGGTGGGGTacattcgttttttttttttttattgtcctaTGGAATATAGCACAGGGAGTGTTACGTGTAAGGAACGGAGGACCTGGATCTCGGGGCTCCCGGTTTTCAGGCTGAGGCCAGGCTCCGAGCCCGCAGGCTCCCGCACGAGCTGCTGTGCCCTGTGCCCCCCCCTCGCTGCTGGGTCTCACGCTCCCTCCTGCCGACAGTCGCGGAACAGGGTCTGGGCTCCTGGATGTGTCTTCTCTTACTGGGTCCCCATGGAACTGCGGGTCCTCGGAAACGCCCCGTCCCTCATTCGTGTTTTCCTTCCTGGTCTAATCCCACCCGCTCCCTCCCCGTTGCCGCCTCCACCGGGTCCCTCGGCTCGTAGCCGCCTGGCTCCCTCGCCGCGAGGCCGCAGTAAACCGTGGGAACTCCCGGAGCCTGGTGGGCGCCTACGGGAGAGGCTTCCTGCCCACAGCTCGGAGCAAGGCCTGCTTGACCTCCTTGTTCCTCAGGCCGTAGACCACGGGGTTCAGCAGGGGCGTGATGACCGTGTAGGTCACGGAGAGGAGTCTGTCCTGCAGGGAATTTTGCGATTTGGGTTTTAGGTAGATGAAGGAGGTGCAGCCATAGTGGACGATGACCACGGTGAGGTGGGAGGCGCAGGTGGCGAAAGCCTTCCTCTGGCCCTCAGCTGATGCCATCTTGAGGATGGTGGAGACGATCAGGACATAGGAGATGAAGATGAGGACCATGGGCAAGACGAGCACGCACAGACTGATGAGCAAAGTGAGAAGCTCTTTGATGGTGGTGTCGGCACAGGCCAGCTTCATGAGGGGCCGGATGTCGCAGAAGAAATGGGAGATGACGCTGGCGTCACAGAAGGGCAGGCTGAACACGGAAGACACCTGGATGATGGCTGTGCTCAGGCCCACGCTCCAGGAGCCACACGCCAGGTGCACACAGGTCCTTTGGCCCATGACGACCGCATACCGCAGGGGGTCGCAGATGGCCACGTAGCGGTCGTAGCCCATGGCCGCGAGCAGGAAGCAGTTGGTGACGCCAAAGGTGAGATAGAAGAAGAGCTGAGTGGCACAGCCCGCAACGGAGACGGCCTCCCGGGGGCTCAGGAGACCGGAGAGCATGCGGGGGACGATGGCCACGCTGTAGCAGGTCTCAGAGAGGGACAGCGCGCTCAGGAggaagtacatgggggtgtggaggtgaCGGCTCAGGCGAACAGCCGCCAGGATGAGGGCATTGCTGCCAAGGGTCACCAGGTGCAAGGCCAGAAAGACCACGAAGAGGAGGAGTCTGCGCTGCCACCCCAAAGCGGAAAAGCCTTCGAAGGTAAACTCCGTCACAGCAGTGGTGTTGGGCTTCGGCATCGGAGGATCCGGGTCTGAAAGACATGAGGCGGAAGGTGGGAGACCCGGGTCCTCATCAGCCAGGTGCGGGGACCCGAGGCTCCCAGACGCTGGCTGGGCTCTCTGGTTCCCGGGCTCTGCGGGGCTGGGCCAGGGGGTGCccggggcagggaagggagcGAGCACACCCGGGGATGGAGGGGCAGCCTGCTGGGAAGGGAGCCAGGCTGCGGGGGTGCTtcgggggaggcgggggcctcGGCCCGGGTCACTGGGGGGCCGGGGTCTAGGGTGGGTGAGCAGAGACTCTGCGCCTTTCTCTGGGGCGACTGGCGTGTGGCCCGGCGCAGGCTGTGAGCCCGACCgctccctgcttccttcccacGTCCCCCAAGCGCCACTTGCTTCCACGCCCGGGCCCCTGCCTCCCGCGTGGACGGCGTCTCTGCTTGTTTCCTGGGCTCTAGTCAAAGCGGCCAAGCATCGGAAACCTCCGAAAGGTCCCAAGTACCGGTGTCTGCACGCAGACAGCGGGAACAGGATCCTCAGGGCACACGCATCCCTGCTTTACCCCCGCTGAGTGCTCTTCTTTGCTCACTTCACTTGTCGGCATTtgctcatctacaaaatggaataACACGGACTCACAGGGTTACTATGGAGATGATGCGCATTGCCGCGTGGGAAGCCGAGCTGAGCCCCCGATACGGGGACAACGGGGCATCACACTCCCGCACCTTCACCTGACctgcccttcccactccctcCTGGGTTCTCCTTGTCTCCACCCCCCCCCTCGCCCCCATGAGACAAAGGCAGGGCCCATCGCCACGACTGACGGCTGGTGGGAGACTTACCCGAGAAGAAGCCCGGAgggcactgagcacagagagggGGTATACAGTAGGCCGCGAGGACATGGTCGCACGGGTGAAGACGAGCGTAGATGTTCAAATGGGGGTGTTTTAGGTGGTGCTGCGGTCCTCACTGCTTCTCTCCTGGGCCTGGCCCAAGGTTCCAGAGTGGCTGGTCTTCATCCAGCTGGAACGTTTGCGGCAGCCTGAGGGCTCGAGGGGCTGTTCTGGGTTTGGAGACAGGTGTCGGGGTGGAGGTGGCACAGAAGGAAACACGGGAGCAGGGGAGTGAgagggtttgggggtgggggctggggcaggagggtgtGGGGGGGCAGCAGGCCGTTCCCAGCACAGCGGTTCTGCCGCCGCACCCGCGTCCAGGCGGTCCTGCCCCGGCTCCTGCCCCGGGAAGCCGGGCTGTGGGAGCGTCCCTCTGACCCtcacctcccagcctctgcctctacCTGGTGCAGGAAACAGGAGGACATGGTGGGGACTCCTCTATCCCGGAAATAAGCTTTCTGTGGGTAGAAGGGATGCCTCAAGTTCACCCCATCGGACCCCCCAGTCCCAGAGTGTGCCAGAGGGGGACGGGTGGGACTGTGCGTTCCCAGGTCCCCGGCTCTCAGTCCTCCCCGAGCGATGCCCTGAAGCCCACTATCTGGGGCTAAATGCACCAGTTAAGCTCTTTGAAAGTTCTTGCCTCCGATTTACTTAGGCTCATGTCCGGATCACCCTTTCTGAGtgatttttttggcatttataaTGCTTTTTATTCCCTAAGTTTTACAGCACAGTTGTTGGTTTTCCCACTTGACCATaccccccagggcagggaggaaaaagaagaggtggCCTGGcttgagcaggggtggggaagccCCGCCTCCCTGCGTGgggggaagaggtggggggaCTTACACCTCGCCAGGCAGACGGGGGGCTCCGGCCTCAGCACCCACCGCGCTGGCCAGGGTCCTGCTCCTGctgtgctgggtgggggggggggtgcagtgcATACGCGCAGCCTCGGGAGGGGAGGCCCCGAAGAAAGCCACGGAGCCCCGCGGAGTCCGGGGCCTGTCTGGGAAATCCTCTCCCACTTGGTGGGATGTGGGAGCAACAGCCCGAGGCCCCGGCTGCCTTCCCTGAGCCCCTCCCTTAAGTGGGTGCAGGCCGTCGGGGGGGCCATCCCCCTGAGCCCGGGAAGCCGCGGCGACTGTCCCCAAGGAGGCAGCAGCGGCGCCCAAGCCTCCACGATGCCTGCCTGGGGACCTCGTTAGGCGGGGGCTCGGGCGGGCACGCGGAGAGCATGCAGCAGCCCCTGGGTCCCCCGGGCACGAGGCGGGGGCGGAGCGTGGCCTCCGAATCCCGCCGTGGAAGGGCGCAGCGTCGTCAGGGGCTCGCGGGCCAAGGCCCCGGGCGGCCCCCTCGGATCCAGATGTCCCGGAACTGCGATGCCTGCCCTCGTGGGTGCTCCCAGCCGCCGCTCACTGGGCCTTCCCACCtgcgggggcaggggtggagcgGGTGCCCGACGCCggtctgcccccgccccccccagcagCATGTGCTGCTCTGCGGGTCACCCTCCAGGGCATCGCTGGAGTGGGCCCCTCCTGAGGAAGCCCTGGGGGCAGGCAGGCCTGCTGTCCTCCCCACCTGTGGTTCTCCCCGCCTGCAGTCCTCTCCTCCTGCCATCCTCCCCGCCTCGAGTCCTCCCCGCCTCGAGTCCTCCCCGCCTGCCGTCCTCCCCACCTGCCGTCCTCCTCTCCTGCCGTCCTCCCCCACCTGCCATCCTCCCCTCCTGCCGTCCTCCCCACCTGCCGTCCTCCCCTCCTGCGGTCCTCCTCCTGCCGTCCTCCCCTCCTTCCGTCCTCCCCTCTTACCGTCCTCCCCTCCTGCCGTCCTCCCCCACCTGCGGTCCTCCCCACCTGCCGTCCTCCCCTCCTGCTGTCCTCGCCTCCTACCGTCCTCCCCTCCTGCCGTCCTCCCCCACCTGCCATCCTCCCCACCTGCGGTCCTCCCCACCTGCCATCCTCCCCTCCTGCCGGGATGCTCGCTGAGCGCCAGGCCAGCCCCTGCCGGGACCCGGACGGCAGCGGGGCTCCAagccggggcgcggggagggagACCCAGGGGGACCCCAGGGGCGCGCGGGGTcccctgggccagggcaggccGGGTCGTCTGGGCCCCGCCTTGCGCGCGTCCCTCCTGGGCGGGGTTTGCAGCTGCCCCGAGTCCGGGCGCGGTCGGAGCCGAACACCCCCGACGCCCCGACCCTGGCGCGTGCGGACGTTCACCTGCCAGGGGAGGAGGTTAGGTGCGAAGGCCGGGAGGACCTGGGCCTGCAGGCTCTTCGCGGCTTTCTTTtctgagaggagagaaaatacattgaTGACATCACCTGCTTATTTTGGCAGTTTTGTCTTTTTCGTCTTTTTATATCTGCTCTCGTGTGGCCTCCGGCGCTGAGCTGCGCTGGCCGAGGTCAGGGCTTtaccacccccttcccctccccccccgcccccccccccccgctttagCGAGAGTCCTCCTCCCCGGGcacgggggggcgcggggggcgcggcaGCCATGGGGGCCTGGGCTCAGGCTGCTGGGTCGGCCCTTGCTGGCCTCAGCGGGGACCGCCttgggcccctccccaccccctcccttccctctcccttcctcccctccctgcccctcctcccctcccccctcgccctccccttcctgcccttctctccccctccttccccctctctgtccctcccttcctcccctccccttcccctcactccccctccctaccccctctgttcctccctcctcctccctcccctctctctactccctccctgcccctcccctccccctccctccccctctctgttcctccctccccctctgtccctccttccccctcccttccctccctctcctcccctccctgtccctccccttctctgtccccctccctcccccttcctcccccctctgTTCCTAcgttcccctccctccccctctctgttcctccctcccctccctctcctcccctccctgctcctcccctccccctccgtccccctctctgttcctccctccccctccctcccctccctccactcccctccctgtccctccccttctctgtcccccctccctccccctccctgcccctctctgaccctccccccctGCTCTACCCTCCCCTACTCGCGTGCACGCTCATGCTCACTCGCTCGCTGAAATAATCTTTCAAATGCTTCTCGTGCTTGGGTCACCAGGAAAGGGGGTGCTGGTTGTACATTTCTGGCGGTCGCCCTCCGCCGGGGGAAGGGGGgttcccttctattcctggtCTGTCTGCAAGTTACCGAGTAGTCTCCTGAATTTTCagctgcttccttctctgtaCCCATTGATACGGTTCTTTGCTTTTCACTCTTTCACTGGTTAGGGTGGTGATTCACGTTAATAGACCTTTCTAGCGCTGACTCctacatttttaaggaaaacccTTACTTAGGCAAAATACCAAGACCATGTACACCATTTGGGTTcaattagctatttttttttcatctactcGTTATCCACTAATAATTGTCTTTTAGTTATCTTTcccttctttgcctatttttggTACCGAACGTTGGCAGTTAGCAAGGTTTTTAAATACTGGGGAGATTTCACACCTTTTCTATGCTCTGAACCTGGTgcctttccttgtttgtttttttgaagggCTAGATTTtctccctgtccccccccccccgctgcttttccatttttgtagGGTTATTATCccaataaattttttattcttggtATAATTATGGTAATTTATATCTTCTTCTGAGTTTGcccattttatatactttttcatatAGATTAAAGTTGTTCAAGGtatgttttttataatttatgtgtGCCTGCCCTggtattcttttttctcctacctTATTTGTTTAGTCTAATTTATCATAGTTGTTGAACATTGTTGTAAATTGATCTTTCCAAagattccaaattaaaaaaaaaaaaagaatttctgttgtttcatgtttactttggtattttaaattctactttgttattatttgtttctgttttcgggggtttattttgttcttttccaagcTTTTTTGGATCAGAATCTTTTATCTTCCCCCTTacagtaaacatataaaaagctATAAATTCCTTTCTGAGAGTGGCTCTGGATATTCCTCATTTATTTTGATCTGTAGTGCTTCTGTTAAATCATAGTTGTagcatgtatttaaatttttttctttttatgatgtCTTTAACTCTGTTTATTTAGATGTTTGTTAATAGGATGAGTATGAGATAAAGAGTCCAGAGCTCAGACCCTGGAGTCATGGAGCTGGTTTGTCTCATTCTGACACCTCTTCCTGACTTGGGGCAAGCTGTTCCTTCTCTTCACGTCTCTGTTTCCTCGTTTCTGAAATGTGGGGGATGATAGTAACTTCCTCAAAAGCAGCTGTTGTAAAGattgaatgagtaaatatttgAGAGTACTTGGAATAATGGCTGGCAAGTGTTTATGAAGTAAATATTCACATCTATGAGGAGGGGTAATCGAGGGTTTGGCTACTTTTGAGGGATGAGGCTTGATTTCTTATTGCATCATGGTCCATGAAGATTACTTATATAAGATCAATACTTTGGGATTTGTCAAGGCATCCTTTGGGGTCAGAAGAGTGAACATTCTTGGTAAGAAGGTTAGACTTTGAGATGAGGCTTGTTAATCGTCCTTCGACCCTTTTTAGCTCTATCGACcctttattgttttattagttTCCGAGGGTGCTGTATGACCACCTCCTGTGATTGGGTATTAAATTTCCCCCAGTGGTTTTATCAATTGTTGCATAATACAATTTATAGCTAGGCCGTTAGGACCCTGTACATTCATGAATGGAACAATTTCCTGGtgaattattttgcttagtaGTCTAGGTCCCTTACTGGTTTTCACTTGGTATCTGATTTTGTCTGATGTCAGTAATAGTACATCACCTCCTTCTGTCAACATTTTCCTGGATCCCCCTCAACCTGTACCTTTCAACCTgtgccattttattttgatagTGTCATGTTGGATTATTAAAATTCAATCTGAGAGCCTTTTTGTTTCAATTGATTAACCTAATCTATTCACATCTTTTATAATTAGAGAAATTGCTGGAAATTACTGTCATCCTCTATTTTCCATTTACTATGATTTCTGGCTCTGTTTGTTGCTCTGCCAGGCTTTTGTTTGACTCATTTTTCTGGTTATGTATACACCACTTCTAGTCATCCAAAAGTCAAACTGAATTTTTACAATtgaatttagtttttataaataatccaaatgaagaattaaaaaatacaaaaatggtgCTTCATTATTAAAACAGTTCCCTATCTGCCCATGATTCTTGCTGCTTCGAAGCACCTGCTCTCCACCTCTTTGCCTACTCCTCATGGTGTTCATCTCCAtatagctgctgctgctttttatGTGAAATGCCTCTGATagggccccgggtggctcagcggttgagcatctgccttcagcccagggcatgatcccagggtcctgggatcgagccccacatcaggctccctgcagggagcctgcttctccctctgcctgtgtctctgccccctcccccccgaccgtgtctctcatgaataaataaataaaatctttaaaaaaatgcctctgATGATATTTCTTAATTCCTAGATTTTAGGCATCCTCTCTTGCCTTCCCAGCTCACAATGCTATGTGCACGCGAACACAAACATACCCACATACTTCTCCTCTTGTCATCCTCCCActaaaaattaaatctgttttCAGAACATATGTTattataatatgcaaatattattcCGAGCCATGTAGCATAGTAGAAGTGCATCTTCCATTGCAACATTGTTTTCTCACTAAATTTTAGGAGTGGAGCC is part of the Canis lupus dingo isolate Sandy chromosome 38, ASM325472v2, whole genome shotgun sequence genome and harbors:
- the LOC112642959 gene encoding olfactory receptor 10J4, whose amino-acid sequence is MPKPNTTAVTEFTFEGFSALGWQRRLLLFVVFLALHLVTLGSNALILAAVRLSRHLHTPMYFLLSALSLSETCYSVAIVPRMLSGLLSPREAVSVAGCATQLFFYLTFGVTNCFLLAAMGYDRYVAICDPLRYAVVMGQRTCVHLACGSWSVGLSTAIIQVSSVFSLPFCDASVISHFFCDIRPLMKLACADTTIKELLTLLISLCVLVLPMVLIFISYVLIVSTILKMASAEGQRKAFATCASHLTVVIVHYGCTSFIYLKPKSQNSLQDRLLSVTYTVITPLLNPVVYGLRNKEVKQALLRAVGRKPLP